The Xyrauchen texanus isolate HMW12.3.18 chromosome 28, RBS_HiC_50CHRs, whole genome shotgun sequence genome has a segment encoding these proteins:
- the LOC127622470 gene encoding membrane progestin receptor beta-like translates to MSSKVLGCLSTLTLRVQQLGQLPRLSIWLPSLPLPQATVLASDVPSLFREPYILSGYRPVNQEWRSYFCSLFQCHNESLNVWTHLLAILVVLLRFSFLTGAWGLTVNAASLPLLLYVLSSLIYLSCSVAAHLLQSHSELVHYSLFFLDYVGVAVYQYGCALGLYFYCSEHAWRQSPVGAVFLPGAAVLAWLSVASCCFAKFHYRRPYPLCRKICQIIPTSLAYMLDISPVAHRLATRSWEEPVLMFHALQIVFFMLAALFFSCPIPERFFPGRFDIVGHGHQIFHIFLAMCTLCQLEALFKDFLVHQQSVLEVHGEHFILLAGGSFFVLVLCSVLTAILMRGAVQKQLKKKVYD, encoded by the coding sequence ATGTCAAGCAAAGTTTTGGGCTGTCTGAGTACACTGACATTGCGAGTACAACAGTTAGGTCAGTTACCACGCCTTTCAATCTGGTTACCCTCTCTCCCATTACCTCAGGCCACCGTGCTTGCCTCTGATGTGCCCAGCCTTTTCCGCGAGCCATACATCCTTTCTGGCTACCGACCTGTGAATCAGGAATGGCGGAGCTACTTCTGTAGCCTCTTCCAATGCCACAATGAGTCGCTCAATGTGTGGACACACCTGCTGGCAATCCTTGTGGTTCTACTCCGCTTTTCTTTCCTCACAGGGGCGTGGGGGCTGACTGTGAATGCGGCCTCTTTACCTTTGCTTTTGTACGTGCTCTCCTCGCTTATCTACCTTAGCTGCAGCGTGGCCGCCCATCTGCTGCAGTCACACTCTGAGCTGGTCCATTACTCCCTATTCTTCCTGGACTATGTTGGAGTAGCAGTTTACCAATATGGTTGTGCATTAGGCCTTTATTTTTACTGTTCTGAGCATGCATGGAGACAAAGCCCGGTGGGCGCTGTGTTCCTACCTGGTGCAGCTGTGTTAGCCTGGCTGTCCGTTGCCAGCTGCTGCTTTGCCAAATTCCATTACCGCCGCCCATACCCCCTCTGTAGGAAGATCTGTCAGATCATTCCAACGAGCCTGGCGTACATGCTCGACATCAGCCCTGTAGCACATCGCCTGGCAACCAGATCTTGGGAGGAGCCGGTGTTAATGTTCCATGCCCTTCAAATTGTGTTCTTCATGTTAGCTGCACTGTTTTTCTCTTGCCCTATTCCAGAGCGCTTCTTTCCAGGGAGATTTGACATTGTGGGCCATGGCCATCAGATCTTCCACATCTTCCTGGCCATGTGTACTCTGTGCCAGCTGGAAGCACTGTTTAAAGACTTTCTGGTGCACCAGCAGTCTGTCTTAGAGGTGCATGGAGAACACTTTATCTTACTTGCTGGAGGGTCTTTCTTCGTCTTGGTTTTGTGCAGTGTCCTGACTGCAATTCTTATGAGAGGTGCAGTGCAAAAGCAGCTAAAGAAAAAAGtttatgactaa